A single window of Oenanthe melanoleuca isolate GR-GAL-2019-014 unplaced genomic scaffold, OMel1.0 S001, whole genome shotgun sequence DNA harbors:
- the TGFB1 gene encoding transforming growth factor beta-1 proprotein isoform X2, translated as MPLPAPLPALLLAALCPALALNTCRTLDLEAARLKRIEAVRGQILSKLRLPAPPPDPEPEPAPALPEDVRALYNSTRELLRQRAMHRELPDPQEYWAKELFRFPMETPGDGDAESWRPTAHSLFFVFNATRLRAGLGRAELSRAELRMLRQGTQGTAQGTQGTATATGTATGTLGTEQRVELYQGFGNSSWRYLQGRSVRVTAEDEWLWFDVTDSVQQWLRSSESVAVFRLSAHCPCEPEGGAAPALRISIEGFEQQRGDMQSIARRHRRVPHVLAMALPAERAQALHGQRARRDLGTQSCGGPEEQSCCVRPLYIDFRRDLQWKWIHEPRGYMANFCGGPCPYIWSADTHYTKVLALYNLHNPGGSAAPCCVPQSLEPLPIVYYVGRKARVEQLSGMVVSACKCS; from the exons ATGCCGCtccccgcgccgctccccgcgctGCTGCTGGCCGCGCTCTGTCCCGCGCTCGCCCTCAACACGTGCCGCACGCTGGACCTGGAGGCGGCGCGGCTGAAGCGCATCGAGGCCGTGCGGGGGCAGATCCTGAGCAAGCTGCGGCTGCCGGCGCCGCCGCCGGACCCCGAGCCCGAGccggccccggcgctgcccgagGACGTGCGGGCGCTCTACAACAGCACCCGCGAGCTGCTGCGGCAGCGGGCGATGCACCGGGAGCTGCCCGACCCGCAGGAGTACTGGGCCAAGGAGCTGTTCCGGTTCCCGATGGAGACACCGGGGGACG GTGACGCAGAGAGCTGGCGCCCCACCGCCCACAGCCTGTTCTTCGTGTTCAACGCAACGCGGCTGcgggcggggctgggccgggccgaGCTGAGCAGGGCCGAGCTGCGCATGCTGCGGCAGGGGACgcaggggacagcacaggggacacaagggacagCGACAGCCACGGGGACAGCCACCGGGACACTGGGGACTGAGCAGAGAGTCGAGCTCTAccag ggtttCGGGAACTCCTCCTGGCGCTATCTCCAGGGTCGCTCTGTTCGTGTCACCGCTGAGGACGAGTGGCTCTGGTTCGATGTCACCGACAGTGTCCAGCAGTGGCTGCGCAGCTCTG AGTCGGTGGCCGTGTTCCGGCTGAGCGCGCACTGCCCCTGCGAGCCCGAGGGGGGCGCTGCGCCCGCACTGCGCATCAGCATCGAAG GGTTCGAGCAGCAGCGGGGGGACATGCAGAGCATCGCGCGCCGGCACCGCCGCGTGCCACACGTGCTGGCGATGGCGCTGCCGGCGGAGAGAGCGCAGGCCCTGCACGGACAGCGGGCACGGAGAgacctgggcacacagagctgcgGGGG TCCcgaggagcagagctgctgcgTGCGCCCCCTGTACATCGATTTCCGCCGGGACCTGCAGTGGAAGTGGATCCACGAGCCCCGGGGCTACATGGCCAATTTCTGCGGTGGGCCCTGCCCCTACATCTGGAGCGCCGACACCCACTACACCAAG GTTCTGGCCCTGTACAACCTGCACAACCCTGGGGGCTCAGCGGCGCCATGCTGCGTGCCGCAGAGCCTGGAGCCGCTGCCCATCGTTTACTACGTGGGGCGCAAGGCGCGTGTGGAGCAGCTCTCGGGGATGGTGGTCAGCGCCTGCAAGTGCAGCTGA
- the CCDC97 gene encoding coiled-coil domain-containing protein 97 isoform X1, with translation MCDTPPKIPSPPLPPLGNPPEFPQNPQNRGISPQIRPRGRARTRLRNRRFAALQELLRGGEYFSEEQMRLRAPALFHHYIGRFRDPKTPQTPQKGPKTPGNPKTLPGEPQKATGPPQNLRELLLRALEESPAEAEQEEEEEEDDEDDEGEDEERIPDAAEQELLRLEFTSRMYQSFLEGQDGDFDYSQVDENPDLDDLELLSRDLEDRYFDEEEPSQAPVLQ, from the exons ATGTGCGacaccccccccaaaatcccctccccgcccctcccccctCTCGGGAACCCCCCAGAattcccccaaaacccccaaaatcgcgggatttcaccccaaattcggccgcggggccgcgcgcGCACACGCCTCCGGAACCGGCGCTTCGcggccctgcaggagctgctgcgcG gGGGTGAATATTTCAGCGAGGAGCAGATGCGGCTCCGTGCCCCTGCGCTCTTCCACCACTACATTGGAAGATTCCGcgaccccaaaaccccccagaccccccagaaAGGCCCCAAAACCCCcgggaaccccaaaaccctcccaggGGAGCCCCAAAAAGCCACGGGGCCGCCCCAGAACCtgcgggagctgctgctgagggcgCTGGAGGAGAGCCCGG ctgaggcagagcaggaggaggaggaggaggaggatgatgaggatgatgaaggtgaggatgaggagcgGATCCCGGACGCGGCCGAGCAGGAATTGTTGCGCCTGGAATTCACCTCCAGGATGTACCAGAGCTTCCTGGAGGGGCAGGACGGGGACTTTGATTACAG CCAGGTGGACGAGAACCCAGATCTGGAcgacctggagctgctctcccgAGATCTGGAGGATCGATATTTCGACGAGGAGGAGCCCAGCCAGGCCCCTGTGCTCCAGTag
- the CCDC97 gene encoding coiled-coil domain-containing protein 97 isoform X2, which produces MCDTPPKIPSPPLPPLGNPPEFPQNPQNRGISPQIRPRGRARTRLRNRRFAALQELLRGGEYFSEEQMRLRAPALFHHYIGRFRDPKTPGNPKTLPGEPQKATGPPQNLRELLLRALEESPAEAEQEEEEEEDDEDDEGEDEERIPDAAEQELLRLEFTSRMYQSFLEGQDGDFDYSQVDENPDLDDLELLSRDLEDRYFDEEEPSQAPVLQ; this is translated from the exons ATGTGCGacaccccccccaaaatcccctccccgcccctcccccctCTCGGGAACCCCCCAGAattcccccaaaacccccaaaatcgcgggatttcaccccaaattcggccgcggggccgcgcgcGCACACGCCTCCGGAACCGGCGCTTCGcggccctgcaggagctgctgcgcG gGGGTGAATATTTCAGCGAGGAGCAGATGCGGCTCCGTGCCCCTGCGCTCTTCCACCACTACATTGGAAGATTCCGcga CCCCAAAACCCCcgggaaccccaaaaccctcccaggGGAGCCCCAAAAAGCCACGGGGCCGCCCCAGAACCtgcgggagctgctgctgagggcgCTGGAGGAGAGCCCGG ctgaggcagagcaggaggaggaggaggaggaggatgatgaggatgatgaaggtgaggatgaggagcgGATCCCGGACGCGGCCGAGCAGGAATTGTTGCGCCTGGAATTCACCTCCAGGATGTACCAGAGCTTCCTGGAGGGGCAGGACGGGGACTTTGATTACAG CCAGGTGGACGAGAACCCAGATCTGGAcgacctggagctgctctcccgAGATCTGGAGGATCGATATTTCGACGAGGAGGAGCCCAGCCAGGCCCCTGTGCTCCAGTag
- the TGFB1 gene encoding transforming growth factor beta-1 proprotein isoform X1, which translates to MPLPAPLPALLLAALCPALALNTCRTLDLEAARLKRIEAVRGQILSKLRLPAPPPDPEPEPAPALPEDVRALYNSTRELLRQRAMHRELPDPQEYWAKELFRFPMETPGDGDAESWRPTAHSLFFVFNATRLRAGLGRAELSRAELRMLRQGTQGTAQGTQGTATATGTATGTLGTEQRVELYQGFGNSSWRYLQGRSVRVTAEDEWLWFDVTDSVQQWLRSSESVAVFRLSAHCPCEPEGGAAPALRISIEGFEQQRGDMQSIARRHRRVPHVLAMALPAERAQALHGQRARRDLGTQSCGGLSVPRSRAAACAPCTSISAGTCSGSGSTSPGATWPISAVGPAPTSGAPTPTTPRFWPCTTCTTLGAQRRHAACRRAWSRCPSFTTWGARRVWSSSRGWWSAPASAADPKPPQNIPKTSQNLPKNHLKTALKPPQKYPKSTSKSAPKTPQKTSKTALKLPQKYPKTPQKQPKNTPQNRTETAPKNSPKTPPGLAGKCPRNSPKPPPKTPQNRFKKHPKTATKYIPKLLQKTPQNYSEIHPKNTQKPPQNHLKTALEQPQKHPRNTPEPH; encoded by the exons ATGCCGCtccccgcgccgctccccgcgctGCTGCTGGCCGCGCTCTGTCCCGCGCTCGCCCTCAACACGTGCCGCACGCTGGACCTGGAGGCGGCGCGGCTGAAGCGCATCGAGGCCGTGCGGGGGCAGATCCTGAGCAAGCTGCGGCTGCCGGCGCCGCCGCCGGACCCCGAGCCCGAGccggccccggcgctgcccgagGACGTGCGGGCGCTCTACAACAGCACCCGCGAGCTGCTGCGGCAGCGGGCGATGCACCGGGAGCTGCCCGACCCGCAGGAGTACTGGGCCAAGGAGCTGTTCCGGTTCCCGATGGAGACACCGGGGGACG GTGACGCAGAGAGCTGGCGCCCCACCGCCCACAGCCTGTTCTTCGTGTTCAACGCAACGCGGCTGcgggcggggctgggccgggccgaGCTGAGCAGGGCCGAGCTGCGCATGCTGCGGCAGGGGACgcaggggacagcacaggggacacaagggacagCGACAGCCACGGGGACAGCCACCGGGACACTGGGGACTGAGCAGAGAGTCGAGCTCTAccag ggtttCGGGAACTCCTCCTGGCGCTATCTCCAGGGTCGCTCTGTTCGTGTCACCGCTGAGGACGAGTGGCTCTGGTTCGATGTCACCGACAGTGTCCAGCAGTGGCTGCGCAGCTCTG AGTCGGTGGCCGTGTTCCGGCTGAGCGCGCACTGCCCCTGCGAGCCCGAGGGGGGCGCTGCGCCCGCACTGCGCATCAGCATCGAAG GGTTCGAGCAGCAGCGGGGGGACATGCAGAGCATCGCGCGCCGGCACCGCCGCGTGCCACACGTGCTGGCGATGGCGCTGCCGGCGGAGAGAGCGCAGGCCCTGCACGGACAGCGGGCACGGAGAgacctgggcacacagagctgcgGGGG TCTCTCAGTCCcgaggagcagagctgctgcgTGCGCCCCCTGTACATCGATTTCCGCCGGGACCTGCAGTGGAAGTGGATCCACGAGCCCCGGGGCTACATGGCCAATTTCTGCGGTGGGCCCTGCCCCTACATCTGGAGCGCCGACACCCACTACACCAAG GTTCTGGCCCTGTACAACCTGCACAACCCTGGGGGCTCAGCGGCGCCATGCTGCGTGCCGCAGAGCCTGGAGCCGCTGCCCATCGTTTACTACGTGGGGCGCAAGGCGCGTGTGGAGCAGCTCTCGGGGATGGTGGTCAGCGCCTGCAAGTGCAGCTGACCCCAAACCGccccaaaacatccccaaaacatctcaaaacctccccaaaaaccACCTCAAAACCGCACTGAAACCgccccaaaaataccccaaaagCACCTCAAAGTCAGcaccaaaaacaccccaaaaaaccagcaaaaccgCACTGAAACTgccccaaaaataccccaaaacaccccaaaaacagcccaaaaacacACCTCAAAACCGCACTGAAACCGCCCcaaaaaacagccccaaaacacCCCCTGGACTGGCTGGAAAGTGTCCCAGAAACAGcccaaaaccacccccaaaaacaccccaaaaccgcttcaaaaaacaccccaaaactgctACAAAATACATCCCAAAACTGctccaaaaaacaccccaaaactaCTCCGAAatacaccccaaaaacacccaaaaaccaccccaaaaccacctcaAAACTGCACTGGAAcagccccaaaaacaccccagaaaCACCCCAGAGCCGCACTga